The stretch of DNA TATCAGATGAGGAAATATTTGAGATTGCCGAAGAGGTGGAATAAATGGAAATAATAGCAAGAAAAATGGAAGTAGCGAAAGAAAATGTAGATGCATATTCTGACTCATATAGTATTCAGTTTTCGTACAATAGCGATGGTCGTATGGCATTAAGGATTAAAGTAAATGGAGTAGATGAGGAAGATATCCTGATAGTCCTGAACAAAACAGAGACAGACAACCTATTTAAGTTTGTCAGGAAAATTAAAGAGGTGAAAGAATGAAAGCGATAACGACTGAAAGAATACCCATAAAAATGTGGGCTGAGAGTATTGAAGACAGTGCCATGCAGCAGGCTAAGAATCTGGCAAATATGCCTTATTCTTACAGGCATATTGCAATAATGCCTGATAGCCATGCAGGGTATGGTATGCCAATAGGGGCAGTTCTGGCAACACAGGATGTTATAATTCCTAATGCCGTTGGTGTGGATATCAACTGTGGTATGATTGCAGTAAAGACTGATTTAAAGGCCGATGTGATGAAGTATCATATCGTTGAAGATATTATGAAGAGGGTTGAAAGGGATATACCTGTTGGATTCTCCCAGCACAAGGAAAAAAGGGAAAACAATGTCCTGGAACAAATGAAAGACAACCTGAATGACAATTCAATAGTCAATGCTGAATATGAGAAATCAATGTATCAGCTTGGGACACTGGGTGGTGGAAACCACTTTATTGAGATGGATGCAGGATCAGATGGATATGTCTGGTTGATGCTACACTCTGGCAGCAGGGGAATAGGAAACAAGGTAGGAACATTCTACAACAAAATGGCTATTGCAGATAATGAAGAACATTATCTAAAGAATACTGTGGATGCAGAGCTGCCATTTTTACTTGAAAAAAGCCCAATTGGAATAAACTACATAATGGAAATGCAATACTGCGTGGTATATGCAAATATCTCACGTGGTTTGATGATGCAGGACTTTATCAAGGATTTCCAGGAAGTCATACCTGGAACTAAAATACTTGATCTGGTGAGAATAGATCATAACTTCGTTGAACGGGAGGGGCATTTCGGTAAATCACTCTGGATACACAGAAAGGGTGCTGTCCCTGCATTTCCAGGTATTAAGGGTATAATTGCAGGTTCACAGGGGACATCCTCTTACATCGTAGAGGGAAAGGGAAACAAGGAATCCTTTATGACCTGTTCACACGGTGCAGGAAGAGTTATGGGAAGAAAGGAAGCAGTCAGGAAACTAAATCTCAGTGAGGAACAGGAGAAAATGAAAGGAATATACAACAATATGAACTCCCAGCAGGCACTTGATGAGGCACCATCCTGTTACAAGGACATAGATCAGGTCATGCAGCAACAGGAAGATCTTGTAGATATACTTGTGAAATTAACTCCACTGGGAGTTGTAAAGGGGTGAAGAAATGAAAACGTTTGTTGCAGAGGATGTGCTACGGGATTATACTCCTGGACTTATTGTTGTAAAAGCCGAAGACAAGGAAGAAGCCATAAAAATTATCATGAAAGAGTTATCTACTTATTTATTTATAGATGATTGTGTTGGTGATAAAAATTGTCGTGAATATGGTGTAATTGAGGGTAATATAGATTGTCTTCGATGTAAGTTGAGGGAATTGAAAGACAATGAACTTGTCTATGTTTATGGGGGTGGATAAATGGTCGTATTGCCAGTAAGAGCATGGGATGATGTTATTGTCGAACAAACCGTGAATATGTTGATTTATGATTCACTAAATGATGAAGTCGTAAAGAACTGTGGCAAATCATTACCATATCCATTTATTCTTTTTTTGGACGGCTTGTTATTAGGTAATCACTTGAGAATGTGGTTAAAAGTGAATCAGGAGATGTATAAATGAAAATACAACCATCACGCTGGGAGTTTACTGCTGGTGATTTTTGCTGTTATGCATTTCAGGAGGATGTATTTGGTGATGGATATATCTATTCTGGGGCAATAACAACAGATGGTAAAAAGGTATTTTTTAAGGGTAAACAGATTGAGTTCTGCCCTTACTGTGGAAAGAAGATAGTGCTTGAAAGAGAGGTGAAATAATATGAGTTTAATAGATAATTTGAGATGTCCGAAGTGTAAAAGCAATAGTGGATTAGAATATGATGATATTGTAGGATT from Ferrimicrobium sp. encodes:
- a CDS encoding RtcB family protein; the protein is MKAITTERIPIKMWAESIEDSAMQQAKNLANMPYSYRHIAIMPDSHAGYGMPIGAVLATQDVIIPNAVGVDINCGMIAVKTDLKADVMKYHIVEDIMKRVERDIPVGFSQHKEKRENNVLEQMKDNLNDNSIVNAEYEKSMYQLGTLGGGNHFIEMDAGSDGYVWLMLHSGSRGIGNKVGTFYNKMAIADNEEHYLKNTVDAELPFLLEKSPIGINYIMEMQYCVVYANISRGLMMQDFIKDFQEVIPGTKILDLVRIDHNFVEREGHFGKSLWIHRKGAVPAFPGIKGIIAGSQGTSSYIVEGKGNKESFMTCSHGAGRVMGRKEAVRKLNLSEEQEKMKGIYNNMNSQQALDEAPSCYKDIDQVMQQQEDLVDILVKLTPLGVVKG